A stretch of the Arthrobacter sp. PAMC 25486 genome encodes the following:
- a CDS encoding glycoside hydrolase family 2 TIM barrel-domain containing protein, producing the protein MDTLHTVVDLAKDPCTAAEDLSNFGPSTGTMAPRSHFDGGLPQRSLNGMWRFHYAETLATAPDGIEAGDFDDSAWTTIPVPSSWNMHGHGRPSYTNSRFPFPLDPPFMPDANPVGDHRLTFDADEGFLDGAVLRFDGIDNAGTVWLNGTLLGITRGSKLPQEFDVSDSLRATANVLVVRVSQFSASSYLEDQDAWWLPGIFRDVTLLANPAGAVRDVFARAGYTTTGQGTLVIELDPPQPGATVTIPALGFTTILGDGSLPLTEVGSVEGWSAESPTLYALEITTPVQTLRLTVGFRTITVEDAQIRINGTPILFRGVNRHEHNPDLGRVVPYEQLVRELHLMKAHNINAIRTAHYAPHTDLLHLADQLGFYVIDECDYESHGFELAAWNGNPSAEPEYRDALLDRMQRLVERDKNHASVIMWSLGNECGVGENLAAMGRWTKHRDPERLIHYEGDINSHYVDVYSLMYAVPEVVEAIGRHEEEQLENPEHDAHRRSLPFILCEYVHAMGNGPGGMREYQDLFEKYPRLQGGFVWEWIEHGIRQHTPDGEAYFAYGGDFGEKVHDGNFVIDGLVSADLEPRPGLLDYKKVIEPISMTVSNDWNNLEIHNKYDFLSTEFLAFTWRVDGPAGRLLEGALEVPTTAAGAVSGVVLPEEIIAAKGELRVLTISAVLAESAPWAPAGHEIAWAQQGSAKTSVPAVRAISSAEIRDGGVRLGPAMFKRATGDMVEFKGLAVNGPRLNLWRAPTDNDSLPDWTPTAAAPIPPDADGWTKDGLPLLEGNLRSMTDDDGTLTVRVRYGVAGLPQHVDLTCRWTSDGDQLELAAHVEPGPGWGKNWPRIGFDFELPGELSQVSWAGCGPGQKYPDTGMAQQQGWFSASIDELQVPYVRPQENGSRAGVSELSLASETGVLTFRCEDMAFSARPWSQAALAKAAHTPDLLPDGKVYLTLDAAMHGIGTASCGAGVLPAYQLVPGECHFTVVMS; encoded by the coding sequence TCCCGTTCCCGCTGGATCCGCCGTTCATGCCGGATGCGAATCCCGTGGGCGATCACCGGCTGACCTTTGACGCCGACGAAGGCTTCCTTGACGGTGCCGTTCTGCGCTTTGACGGGATTGACAACGCTGGCACCGTCTGGCTCAACGGCACCTTGTTGGGCATCACCCGCGGCTCCAAGCTGCCGCAGGAATTTGACGTCTCGGACAGCCTGCGCGCCACCGCCAACGTCCTGGTGGTCCGTGTCTCGCAGTTCTCTGCTTCGAGCTACCTCGAGGACCAGGACGCCTGGTGGCTCCCGGGCATTTTCCGCGACGTCACCCTGCTCGCCAACCCGGCCGGTGCAGTCCGCGACGTTTTCGCCCGCGCCGGCTACACCACAACGGGCCAGGGCACGCTGGTGATCGAGCTCGACCCCCCGCAGCCCGGCGCCACCGTCACCATTCCCGCTCTCGGCTTCACCACCATTCTCGGCGACGGCTCCCTGCCGCTGACCGAGGTGGGCTCGGTGGAGGGCTGGAGCGCAGAATCACCAACCCTCTACGCCCTGGAAATTACGACGCCGGTGCAAACCTTGCGCCTGACCGTCGGCTTCCGGACCATCACCGTAGAGGACGCACAAATCCGCATCAACGGCACACCCATCCTGTTCCGTGGCGTCAACCGCCACGAGCACAACCCGGACCTTGGCCGGGTGGTCCCCTATGAGCAGCTGGTGCGCGAACTGCATCTGATGAAGGCGCACAACATCAACGCGATCCGCACCGCACACTACGCCCCGCACACGGACCTGTTGCACCTAGCCGATCAGCTGGGCTTCTATGTGATTGACGAATGCGACTACGAGTCCCACGGCTTTGAACTGGCTGCCTGGAACGGCAACCCGAGCGCGGAACCCGAATACCGCGACGCCCTGCTGGACCGCATGCAGCGCCTGGTGGAGCGGGACAAGAACCACGCCAGTGTCATCATGTGGTCCCTGGGCAACGAATGCGGCGTAGGTGAAAACCTCGCAGCAATGGGCCGGTGGACCAAACATCGCGATCCCGAACGCCTGATCCACTACGAAGGCGACATCAACAGCCACTATGTGGACGTGTACTCACTCATGTATGCCGTGCCCGAAGTTGTGGAAGCAATTGGCCGCCACGAAGAAGAACAGCTGGAAAACCCTGAACACGATGCGCACCGCCGGAGCCTGCCGTTCATCCTGTGTGAATATGTCCACGCCATGGGCAACGGCCCCGGCGGCATGCGCGAATACCAGGACCTTTTCGAGAAGTACCCGCGCCTGCAGGGCGGCTTTGTTTGGGAATGGATTGAACACGGCATCCGCCAACACACTCCAGACGGCGAAGCATACTTTGCCTACGGAGGAGACTTCGGTGAAAAGGTCCACGACGGAAACTTTGTCATCGACGGACTGGTCTCAGCCGACCTGGAGCCCCGCCCCGGCCTGCTGGACTACAAGAAGGTCATTGAGCCGATCTCCATGACGGTCTCAAATGACTGGAATAATCTGGAAATCCACAACAAGTACGACTTTCTATCCACCGAATTCCTCGCCTTTACCTGGCGCGTCGACGGCCCGGCAGGACGTCTGTTGGAGGGGGCGCTGGAGGTACCGACAACAGCGGCGGGTGCCGTGTCCGGCGTCGTTCTTCCGGAAGAAATTATTGCGGCCAAGGGGGAGCTGCGGGTGCTGACCATCAGCGCCGTCCTGGCGGAAAGCGCCCCATGGGCTCCCGCGGGGCACGAGATCGCCTGGGCGCAGCAGGGATCCGCCAAGACATCGGTTCCGGCGGTTCGTGCAATCTCATCTGCTGAAATTCGGGACGGTGGAGTGCGCCTCGGGCCTGCGATGTTCAAACGCGCCACAGGCGACATGGTGGAATTCAAGGGCCTGGCCGTGAACGGGCCACGGCTGAACCTATGGCGCGCGCCCACCGACAATGACAGCCTGCCGGATTGGACCCCCACGGCTGCCGCACCGATTCCGCCAGACGCGGATGGTTGGACCAAGGACGGCCTTCCCCTGCTGGAGGGGAATCTGCGGTCAATGACGGACGACGACGGCACCCTGACGGTGCGCGTCCGTTACGGTGTGGCGGGCCTCCCGCAGCATGTGGACCTGACCTGCCGGTGGACGAGCGACGGTGACCAGTTGGAACTGGCTGCCCATGTGGAGCCCGGGCCGGGGTGGGGCAAGAACTGGCCGCGGATCGGTTTTGACTTTGAGCTCCCGGGGGAGTTGTCGCAGGTGTCGTGGGCAGGGTGTGGTCCGGGCCAAAAATATCCGGACACCGGAATGGCCCAACAGCAGGGCTGGTTTTCAGCCTCAATTGATGAGCTGCAGGTACCGTATGTCCGGCCGCAGGAAAATGGTTCACGGGCCGGGGTTTCTGAACTCAGCCTGGCGTCCGAGACTGGAGTGTTGACCTTCCGCTGCGAGGACATGGCCTTCTCTGCGCGCCCGTGGTCGCAGGCAGCATTGGCGAAGGCGGCGCACACACCGGATCTCCTTCCGGACGGAAAAGTTTACCTGACCTTGGACGCAGCCATGCATGGAATCGGCACCGCCTCCTGCGGGGCCGGCGTACTGCCGGCCTACCAACTGGTACCGGGCGAATGTCACTTCACCGTCGTCATGTCCTAA
- a CDS encoding TetR family transcriptional regulator: MTKQELTSPGRRRGRPPGSGSTRNAVLEVARRRFATEGFTETTIRSIATDAAVDPSQVMQFFGSKEALFAAVMSIPPTVIALFDTAFEGPDEHLGERVVRAYLQAWEGSPEESEPLMAMLRGAIVNNNASTQLADFIQSRLVGGSKDRIGDDSESALRAGLASAMLVGLVTSRRIIGVPLLAEADSETLIRLVGPAIQKVLVPGTANRAS; this comes from the coding sequence ATGACTAAGCAGGAACTGACTTCCCCCGGACGACGGAGGGGACGCCCCCCGGGCAGCGGGAGCACCCGGAACGCCGTCCTTGAAGTGGCCCGAAGACGATTTGCCACCGAAGGTTTCACAGAGACGACTATTCGAAGCATCGCCACAGATGCCGCCGTCGACCCATCCCAAGTCATGCAATTTTTCGGTTCAAAGGAAGCGCTTTTCGCCGCCGTCATGTCCATTCCCCCGACGGTCATTGCCCTATTTGACACAGCCTTCGAGGGCCCCGACGAACACCTCGGAGAACGTGTAGTCCGCGCCTACCTTCAGGCTTGGGAGGGATCCCCAGAAGAGTCGGAGCCCTTGATGGCCATGCTGCGCGGAGCCATCGTCAACAACAACGCAAGCACACAGCTCGCGGACTTCATCCAGTCCAGACTGGTCGGCGGGTCAAAAGACCGTATCGGGGATGATTCCGAAAGCGCGTTACGGGCCGGCCTCGCCTCAGCGATGCTCGTAGGTCTCGTTACCAGCCGCCGCATCATCGGCGTCCCCCTCTTGGCCGAAGCCGACTCCGAGACGCTCATTCGCCTCGTTGGCCCGGCAATCCAAAAAGTACTCGTCCCAGGTACAGCCAACCGCGCATCGTAA
- a CDS encoding CocE/NonD family hydrolase: MSTDQKMFVPSHPLPPERTGLLTAYDPGTRTLAAGYQAAPHFRPLPVDIVFEKDMPVTLRDGVTIHVDVFRPVGSEEVPVIVAWSPYGKGQGTSASVMGVFGLVGLDNDVVSGLEKFEGPDPAYWCAQGYAIANPDIRGVVDSEGDSVLWDRQEGRDCYDLIEWLAEQDWCSGKVGMSGTSYLAVSQWFTAAEQPPHLAAINPWEGVSDVYRDLVLRGGMPDTGFAAVLKNGSFWGKNQKEDILAEAEAFPLMTELWENKIPDFDRITVPAYVVASYSNTLHTAGTFRAWRRMASEQKWLRIHNSQEWPDYYDPENVEDLRRFFDHFLKGADNGWEQTPPVRYSLLDLAGGDQVAVAAEAFPPSNVASTKYFLDGRTRALIPTHPEQGATATYAVEANTDLVSFITRFDQETVMVGYPKAHLWVEARGADDMDLFVLVQKLDKFGTPLQQFTAPNQSAMIHDVTERGGSILRYKGSDGRLRVSLRNLDEELSTPDIPAHSFDRVEKLAPEQIVEVEIDLLPIGLVFHPGEQLRFVISSRSLLGPMMPGAQEYVPANSGTHVIHTGGDHASYLQLPIKDS; this comes from the coding sequence ATGAGCACTGACCAGAAAATGTTCGTCCCGTCCCACCCCCTTCCTCCCGAGCGCACAGGTTTGCTGACTGCCTACGACCCAGGTACCCGCACCTTGGCTGCGGGCTATCAGGCTGCTCCGCATTTCCGCCCGTTGCCAGTGGATATTGTGTTTGAGAAGGATATGCCGGTGACCTTGCGGGACGGTGTGACGATTCACGTTGACGTGTTCCGGCCCGTTGGCTCGGAAGAGGTTCCAGTCATTGTTGCCTGGAGCCCTTACGGCAAGGGACAGGGCACCTCGGCTAGCGTCATGGGCGTCTTTGGGCTTGTTGGGCTCGACAATGATGTCGTGTCCGGTTTGGAAAAGTTTGAAGGCCCGGATCCGGCCTACTGGTGCGCTCAGGGTTACGCCATCGCCAATCCGGACATTAGGGGAGTGGTGGATTCCGAGGGTGACAGCGTGCTGTGGGACCGGCAGGAAGGGCGTGACTGCTATGACTTGATTGAGTGGCTGGCAGAGCAGGACTGGTGCTCCGGCAAGGTCGGCATGAGCGGGACCTCGTATCTGGCGGTGTCGCAGTGGTTCACTGCGGCAGAGCAGCCTCCCCACCTCGCGGCGATCAATCCATGGGAGGGTGTCAGCGATGTCTACCGCGACTTGGTGTTGCGGGGCGGCATGCCGGACACGGGATTTGCTGCGGTCTTGAAGAATGGGAGTTTCTGGGGAAAGAACCAAAAGGAGGACATCCTTGCGGAGGCAGAAGCCTTCCCGCTGATGACCGAGCTCTGGGAAAATAAAATTCCGGACTTCGACCGGATCACCGTTCCCGCCTATGTCGTGGCCAGCTACTCAAACACCCTCCACACCGCTGGCACGTTCCGGGCCTGGCGCCGGATGGCATCGGAGCAGAAATGGCTTCGCATCCACAACAGCCAGGAATGGCCCGACTACTACGACCCGGAAAACGTTGAGGATCTGCGCCGCTTCTTTGACCACTTCCTCAAGGGTGCAGACAATGGGTGGGAGCAGACACCACCGGTCCGCTACTCCTTGCTCGACCTTGCCGGCGGCGACCAGGTCGCCGTTGCCGCCGAAGCATTCCCTCCCTCGAATGTCGCCTCAACCAAGTACTTCCTCGACGGCCGCACCCGCGCATTGATCCCGACCCACCCCGAACAGGGGGCAACAGCAACCTACGCTGTGGAAGCCAATACGGATCTGGTCTCCTTCATCACCCGTTTCGATCAAGAGACGGTGATGGTGGGCTACCCGAAAGCACATCTGTGGGTCGAAGCTCGGGGCGCTGATGACATGGACCTGTTCGTCCTGGTGCAAAAGCTGGATAAGTTTGGCACGCCGTTGCAGCAGTTCACCGCTCCCAATCAAAGCGCGATGATTCACGACGTCACCGAGCGCGGCGGCTCGATCCTGCGCTACAAAGGTTCGGACGGCCGGCTTCGAGTCTCCCTGCGGAACCTGGATGAGGAACTGTCGACTCCAGATATCCCTGCGCATAGTTTCGATCGCGTCGAGAAGCTCGCACCGGAGCAGATCGTGGAGGTCGAGATTGACTTGCTTCCGATCGGGCTTGTCTTCCATCCGGGTGAGCAGCTCCGCTTTGTTATCAGCAGTCGCAGCCTTCTGGGGCCGATGATGCCAGGGGCGCAGGAGTATGTACCCGCGAATAGCGGAACGCACGTCATTCACACCGGTGGAGACCACGCGTCCTATCTGCAGCTTCCCATCAAGGACAGCTAA
- a CDS encoding magnesium and cobalt transport protein CorA codes for MAEALHFAEAAPHRMALSLFPAPTPQDIAELADAWALHPLLVEDLLHAGQRPKLERYGDVLFMVVRSARYDDAAEDVDFSEFHVLVRPHAIVVLCQDKRWIDGTSEATMSGDASDLADRNGHTLLDDEYLLNLGPEAVAYRLLDAIVDGYTPVLRGLAIDQEQIERQVFSGDAAVAERIYRLSQEVIDLQHTTTSMADVLVGLRQGFDRYEVPEPLQAYLQDVADHLTHASTRVSELRDALSQILSVNSTLVAQRQNEDMKKISGWAAILFAPTLIGAIYGMNSDVMPELHWALGYPLAVGAMIALAVALYIVFKTKKWM; via the coding sequence GTGGCTGAAGCCCTGCATTTTGCGGAAGCGGCCCCACACCGGATGGCACTGAGTCTATTCCCCGCGCCAACTCCGCAGGACATTGCTGAGCTCGCCGACGCTTGGGCCTTGCACCCTCTGCTTGTCGAAGACCTGCTGCACGCGGGCCAGCGTCCGAAGCTGGAACGCTACGGAGATGTCCTTTTCATGGTTGTGCGGTCCGCGCGATACGACGACGCTGCCGAGGATGTCGATTTTTCGGAGTTTCACGTTCTGGTTCGTCCCCACGCCATTGTCGTCCTTTGCCAGGACAAGCGGTGGATCGACGGGACCAGTGAGGCGACCATGTCCGGCGATGCGTCCGATCTTGCTGACCGTAACGGCCACACGCTCCTTGATGACGAATATCTTCTGAATTTGGGCCCTGAGGCGGTCGCTTATCGGCTTCTGGACGCGATCGTTGACGGGTACACCCCGGTGCTGCGAGGGTTGGCCATTGACCAGGAACAAATTGAACGCCAGGTATTCAGCGGGGATGCCGCCGTCGCCGAACGCATCTACCGGCTGAGTCAGGAAGTCATTGACCTGCAACATACAACCACCTCGATGGCAGATGTTTTGGTTGGACTTCGGCAGGGCTTTGACCGCTACGAAGTTCCGGAGCCCCTGCAGGCGTATCTGCAGGACGTTGCAGATCACCTCACCCACGCCAGCACGCGCGTTTCCGAACTCCGTGACGCACTCTCGCAGATCCTCAGCGTGAACTCAACCCTCGTTGCCCAGCGGCAGAACGAGGACATGAAAAAGATCTCCGGCTGGGCAGCTATCCTCTTCGCACCCACCCTGATAGGTGCAATCTATGGCATGAACTCCGATGTCATGCCCGAGCTGCACTGGGCCCTCGGCTACCCTCTGGCTGTGGGTGCGATGATTGCCCTGGCCGTGGCGCTATATATTGTCTTCAAAACCAAAAAGTGGATGTAG
- the aztD gene encoding zinc metallochaperone AztD codes for MLHHRRTRLAVTAFLAGIALMASACGNASGTADSTAEASSTSSSSADAHGRVAVSYEGGISVLDGATLEVVKSFDSEEFTRLNAAGDGRHVFVTTTAGFQLLDMAEPKLTDLVFDATAPGHVVRHAGNTVLFDDGTGTATIVKSEDLATVNGSLPQTRTYTADAAHHGVSIVLEDGTLLTTLGDKSSRPGAVALEAHEDHWHSVAQSKECPGIHGEGAAADEAVVFGCEDGALLYHHGKFEKFTAPDTYGRMGNAFVSETSPIVVGDYKNDPDAEGYLLNSVALIDTEKHSYNVVELPDTVNYTFRDVARGPGDLAYILSTNGSIHVLDPKDGKIVDEFPVIKAWEGPTDWQDAHPAIMVNGDTAYITEPAAHTVHSVDLTTGKITVSKKMDVVPNEIAVTVGAH; via the coding sequence ATGCTCCACCACAGAAGAACCCGCCTGGCAGTCACCGCCTTTCTCGCCGGAATCGCACTTATGGCATCTGCCTGCGGCAACGCATCTGGCACGGCCGACTCAACTGCCGAGGCTTCCAGTACCTCCAGCAGTTCAGCTGATGCGCACGGTCGCGTCGCCGTTTCCTACGAGGGCGGCATCAGCGTCCTTGATGGTGCGACGCTCGAGGTCGTCAAGTCCTTTGATTCCGAAGAGTTCACCAGGCTCAATGCCGCAGGCGACGGGAGGCATGTCTTCGTCACCACAACGGCTGGTTTCCAGCTGCTTGATATGGCCGAACCCAAGCTCACCGATCTGGTGTTCGATGCGACTGCGCCGGGCCACGTGGTTCGGCACGCCGGTAACACGGTCCTCTTCGACGATGGAACGGGTACCGCCACCATCGTGAAGTCCGAGGATCTCGCTACCGTCAACGGCTCACTGCCCCAGACACGGACGTACACAGCCGATGCGGCCCACCACGGCGTATCAATTGTGCTGGAGGATGGGACGCTCCTCACCACTTTGGGTGACAAATCCTCACGCCCCGGAGCTGTTGCCCTTGAAGCTCACGAGGACCACTGGCACTCAGTAGCACAGAGCAAGGAATGCCCAGGGATTCACGGTGAGGGTGCTGCCGCCGATGAAGCAGTGGTCTTTGGTTGCGAGGATGGTGCGCTGCTGTACCACCACGGTAAGTTCGAGAAGTTCACTGCACCGGACACGTACGGCCGGATGGGCAACGCATTTGTCTCAGAAACTAGCCCGATCGTGGTTGGCGACTACAAGAATGACCCCGATGCAGAAGGCTACCTGCTCAACTCCGTCGCCCTGATTGATACCGAGAAGCACAGTTACAACGTGGTCGAGCTTCCCGACACCGTCAACTACACCTTCCGTGACGTTGCCCGGGGTCCCGGGGACCTGGCCTACATTCTGTCCACGAACGGCTCCATTCACGTGCTGGACCCGAAAGACGGAAAGATCGTCGATGAATTCCCTGTGATAAAGGCTTGGGAAGGTCCCACCGATTGGCAGGACGCCCACCCGGCCATCATGGTCAACGGCGACACCGCCTACATCACTGAGCCTGCGGCCCACACCGTTCACTCAGTAGACCTCACCACGGGCAAGATCACCGTCTCCAAGAAAATGGACGTAGTCCCCAACGAAATCGCCGTCACCGTCGGAGCCCACTAG
- the aztC gene encoding zinc ABC transporter substrate-binding protein AztC, with translation MRRPVLLTIATVLAMIVVSGCSQPAPPQGPQIVVTTNILGDVTRQVLGDQAVVTTLMQPEADPHSFEISAQLAALMGDTDLLISNGLGLEEGLVQHLDRAAAAGAPMLVAGEVIDVVPYSSGDAEGAPDPHFWTDPAAMLSVVNAIEAAAATIDGIDAGKLATSAAAYRAQLVELDTEMATAFAALPAERRALVTNHHVFGYLAKRFDFRVIGAVIPGGTTLAAPSAADLRQLSEAIRSAGVPTIFAESSQPDRLVQVLASEAGIDVEVRELFTESLTRPAGDAPTYLDMMRTNIQRIVQGLSP, from the coding sequence ATGAGGCGCCCCGTGCTGCTGACCATCGCCACTGTGCTGGCGATGATCGTCGTGTCGGGGTGCTCGCAGCCGGCACCGCCACAGGGACCGCAGATCGTGGTCACCACAAACATCCTGGGGGATGTGACTCGTCAGGTCCTTGGCGACCAGGCCGTGGTGACCACACTCATGCAGCCCGAAGCTGATCCGCATTCCTTTGAGATTTCCGCCCAGCTGGCGGCCCTGATGGGCGACACGGACCTGTTGATTTCCAATGGTCTTGGCCTGGAGGAGGGGCTGGTGCAGCATCTCGACAGGGCTGCCGCAGCCGGCGCCCCCATGCTGGTCGCCGGTGAGGTGATCGACGTCGTCCCCTACAGTTCCGGGGACGCAGAAGGTGCGCCGGACCCCCATTTCTGGACCGATCCGGCCGCCATGCTCAGCGTCGTCAACGCGATTGAGGCCGCCGCAGCCACGATCGACGGGATCGACGCCGGGAAGCTGGCCACCAGCGCGGCCGCCTACCGGGCCCAGCTGGTGGAACTCGATACCGAGATGGCAACGGCTTTCGCTGCACTCCCGGCCGAGCGCCGGGCTTTGGTCACCAACCACCACGTCTTTGGCTACCTCGCGAAACGGTTCGACTTTCGCGTTATTGGGGCAGTCATTCCCGGCGGAACCACGCTGGCTGCGCCCAGCGCAGCAGACCTGCGCCAACTCAGCGAAGCGATCCGCAGTGCCGGGGTCCCCACCATCTTTGCCGAATCGTCCCAACCTGACCGTCTGGTCCAAGTGCTCGCCAGTGAGGCCGGCATCGATGTAGAAGTCCGTGAACTGTTCACGGAATCACTGACCCGCCCCGCAGGTGATGCACCAACCTACCTGGACATGATGCGCACCAATATCCAACGAATCGTCCAGGGACTTTCGCCCTGA
- a CDS encoding ABC transporter translates to MSESTQPEHGGIPGVAEVAEPQLHLVAVDATGEASMLDLLNGTEAQLESVQPPVHVTSDGRYIFAANTNGVEIIDSGVWTWDHVDHFHYYRAEPAALGTVAGEGTATVATGLLSTAGTTGMFFPSSGSAVLIDNAALSDGTISETLRLEVAPHAGLIAPLGDGAVVTEADESGTAARLRAIGANGTESTTAQCPAAAGTITTRVGLVIGCADGAVIATSDGATPVLVHVPYPEGAAAPATAFDARKGRPTVAGIGTDTGVWLLNTREREWDWVPTAIPVLAAAAVDDNAGHVVVVGTDGTVQVYGESTKERMATTKPLMPKTLASPELTGKVKLTVDGERAYVSAPAEGVVFEIAYADGARIARTLKLPTQPVHLVETGR, encoded by the coding sequence GTGAGTGAATCTACCCAGCCGGAGCATGGCGGTATCCCCGGGGTTGCCGAGGTTGCCGAACCACAGCTTCACCTGGTGGCCGTCGACGCCACTGGCGAAGCCTCCATGTTGGATCTCTTGAACGGCACGGAGGCCCAGCTTGAATCTGTCCAGCCGCCGGTCCATGTCACGAGCGATGGGCGCTATATTTTCGCGGCCAACACCAACGGTGTGGAGATCATCGACAGCGGCGTGTGGACGTGGGATCACGTGGACCACTTCCACTACTACCGGGCCGAACCCGCGGCGCTCGGCACAGTCGCCGGCGAGGGCACGGCAACCGTCGCCACGGGGTTGCTCTCCACGGCCGGCACCACGGGCATGTTCTTCCCGTCCTCCGGTTCCGCCGTCCTTATTGATAATGCGGCACTCTCGGACGGAACAATTTCTGAGACTCTCCGCCTGGAAGTTGCACCGCATGCCGGCCTCATCGCTCCCCTGGGCGACGGCGCAGTCGTCACCGAAGCGGATGAAAGTGGCACGGCTGCTCGCCTGCGTGCCATTGGCGCCAATGGCACGGAAAGCACGACGGCGCAGTGCCCGGCTGCCGCGGGCACCATCACCACCCGGGTCGGTCTCGTCATCGGATGTGCCGACGGCGCGGTGATCGCCACCAGCGATGGGGCGACGCCCGTTCTGGTACATGTTCCATATCCCGAGGGGGCGGCCGCACCGGCAACGGCATTCGACGCACGCAAGGGCCGCCCCACCGTTGCCGGCATCGGGACGGACACCGGGGTGTGGCTGCTCAACACCCGTGAGCGGGAGTGGGACTGGGTTCCCACCGCCATCCCAGTGCTCGCCGCCGCCGCGGTGGACGACAACGCCGGGCACGTCGTCGTCGTCGGTACCGACGGCACAGTCCAGGTGTATGGCGAAAGCACCAAGGAGCGCATGGCAACGACGAAGCCGCTGATGCCCAAAACACTGGCCAGCCCGGAGCTGACGGGAAAGGTTAAGCTGACCGTTGACGGCGAGCGCGCCTACGTCAGCGCACCGGCGGAGGGCGTGGTGTTTGAGATTGCCTACGCCGACGGCGCCCGCATTGCCCGAACCCTTAAGTTGCCAACCCAGCCTGTGCATCTCGTGGAGACCGGCCGATGA
- the aztB gene encoding zinc ABC transporter permease AztB translates to MHWLTEPFTADFFLRALLGGALVAIICGVVGTWVVVRGMAFLGEAIGHGMLPGVALATLAGAPAVVGGAVSAIVMSALISALQRRGRLSYDTSIGLLFVAMLSLGVIIVSHSRSFATDATAMLFGDILAMNSGDLIGLLCAAVVTISVAAALHRSFVAAAFDTRIAVTLGLRPRAAQLALVGLVTLAVVSSFQAVGSLLVVGLLLAPAVAATPWTASIPARMVVASTFGILAAGLGLLCSWYGGTAAGASIAAAAIALAALSNAAAGLIAARRRSATAKAQECIPLPVSVSLSGK, encoded by the coding sequence ATGCATTGGCTCACTGAACCCTTTACCGCAGACTTCTTTCTGCGCGCACTGCTTGGCGGCGCCCTCGTTGCGATCATCTGCGGAGTCGTGGGGACCTGGGTTGTTGTCCGTGGCATGGCATTCCTAGGCGAAGCGATTGGCCATGGCATGCTCCCCGGCGTTGCCCTGGCCACACTTGCCGGGGCACCCGCCGTCGTGGGCGGTGCGGTAAGCGCCATTGTCATGAGTGCGCTGATCAGCGCATTGCAGCGGCGTGGTCGACTGTCCTACGACACGAGCATCGGCCTGCTTTTTGTCGCCATGTTGTCCCTTGGCGTCATCATCGTCTCGCATTCGCGGTCCTTTGCCACCGACGCAACAGCCATGCTTTTCGGGGACATCCTCGCCATGAACAGCGGTGACCTGATCGGCCTGCTCTGCGCCGCGGTGGTGACAATAAGTGTCGCTGCAGCCCTGCACCGCAGTTTCGTTGCTGCGGCTTTCGACACCCGCATCGCCGTGACATTGGGGCTTCGTCCCCGTGCCGCACAGCTGGCCCTGGTGGGATTGGTGACGCTTGCCGTTGTTTCCTCATTTCAGGCTGTCGGCTCGCTGCTGGTAGTTGGCTTGCTCCTCGCCCCGGCTGTCGCAGCCACGCCTTGGACAGCCAGCATCCCTGCCCGCATGGTCGTCGCCTCCACCTTCGGCATACTCGCCGCCGGGCTGGGCCTGCTCTGCTCCTGGTATGGGGGCACTGCGGCAGGGGCCTCCATTGCTGCGGCCGCCATCGCCCTTGCCGCCCTTTCAAATGCGGCAGCAGGGCTCATCGCAGCGCGCCGCCGCTCAGCGACAGCCAAGGCCCAAGAGTGCATCCCCTTGCCCGTTTCCGTGTCTCTCTCTGGAAAGTAA